Proteins encoded together in one Planctomyces sp. SH-PL14 window:
- a CDS encoding secretin N-terminal domain-containing protein, with product MFRCCLVVWYLLASLQSAAYALDPARWKRVDVQRAEKANPTPARESVDQAKVVGRPVGNSIAVPHGAQSDEKGKASEDGRVRLYYVSATWSHILQDVATKTGSTLVMHDVPPGRWSRQGLEKLNRTEAVAVLNRELEPLGYRILEKGEFLTVIEMGRARTEYRRPVYPQERAKNQLVSAVPKEDPSPGPQRRFDSITPAAAPVAARTQGTGIAQVSAAERAGQSGRSIVQAQFAENQPPADPAPPAAQAQPATPVPANPIEEKSVSVTPTKRTAVDIARQIYKTFESRSELIDAGPKGLPGIRVYHPAPAEEKATTLRGPLWFTLEIDTEKNSLWVTGDARTAASVPVLIGRLDQTPAAGESTKIMAGEGNLKGVADKLKPELDRIVQNRQGQNPAAAVRNPLDSNAPEAPAPMPIDPKAPEAPANGLAGDVQQLLGNLKGEVIVESVGDLDVLVIRGNEKDVEAVMNVIQAIERMAQGTTPGIHVQFLNHVDSESLAALLTEVYEKLTTIKQGSTSSTQQSKTVNVVAVSKPNAVLVIAPPILLEGVVQLIEELDQPVDPATEVEIFRLKHAIASQVVTLIESHYEERVGLGTKIAVTADARTNSVIVQAKPNELSEITLLIKKIDRADSNAVSRIHRIKLNYAVADELAAFLQNALQQAISPPSQITTQQGGQFGQGGGQGGANQAPQELRDSKSVVLEFLAKSDATEKLVRSGLLSDIRFNPDVRTNTLIVTAPQPSIPFIEELVAILDQPAAQVAEIKVFTLKNSDAASAVELLTSIFSSNQQQGNQNQQNQGVGLQIAGAEDPSSTLIPLKFGTDARTNSVIAVGGAEALRIVESILLRLDLSDIRNRKSTVYKLRNSPASQVALAINQFLQSQRDLAQLDPGRISTSEILEQEVIVTAESVTNSLLISATPRYYDDIMRIARDLDQEPAQVIMQALLVEVELENTDEFGVELGFQDRILFRRSAIDNIQLLESTSTAPNGVQTTTQQIISQAATPGFLFNNQPLGNNPSNGSGRVGTQGLSNFAVGRTNSDLGFGGLVLSASSEAVSVLIRALAAKRNVRVLSRPQVLAVDNQLAQIQVGQQVPIVTGFQTNALGTANPTVTQDNAGIILTVTPRISPEGQIVMEVAAEKSAFQTGAAGVPIYVDPTTGNTITSPIKDITTARTTVKVPDGQTIVVGGMITSSEEVVSRKVPWLADVPILGQAFRYDFVNNRRTELLIFLTPRIIHCSEDMEFIKQVEAERLHFLVDEAEAIQGPLFTTPAETFGPIDPTMEFQQAPMPVPAPPAGFPDDAHIPVEPRPIPRPQSVYPARPTPTPPNPEGPGIGVIE from the coding sequence ATGTTCCGGTGCTGCCTCGTTGTCTGGTATCTGCTGGCTTCGCTGCAGTCGGCGGCCTATGCCCTCGACCCGGCCCGCTGGAAGCGGGTCGACGTCCAGCGGGCCGAGAAGGCGAACCCGACTCCCGCCCGCGAGTCGGTCGACCAGGCCAAGGTCGTCGGCAGGCCGGTCGGGAACTCGATCGCCGTCCCGCACGGGGCGCAGTCGGACGAGAAGGGGAAAGCGAGTGAGGACGGCCGTGTCCGCCTCTACTACGTCAGTGCGACCTGGTCACACATCCTCCAGGATGTCGCCACCAAGACCGGCTCGACCCTCGTCATGCACGACGTCCCGCCGGGACGCTGGTCGCGGCAGGGGCTCGAAAAGCTGAACCGGACGGAAGCGGTCGCGGTCCTGAACCGGGAGCTCGAACCGCTCGGTTACCGGATTCTGGAGAAGGGTGAGTTCCTGACGGTCATCGAGATGGGACGGGCCCGCACGGAATACCGCCGGCCGGTCTATCCGCAGGAACGCGCCAAGAATCAGCTCGTGTCGGCCGTCCCGAAGGAAGATCCCTCCCCCGGCCCGCAGCGCCGGTTCGACTCGATCACCCCCGCTGCCGCGCCGGTCGCGGCCCGGACGCAAGGAACCGGCATCGCCCAGGTCTCCGCCGCCGAGCGGGCCGGCCAGTCGGGACGTTCGATCGTCCAGGCCCAGTTCGCGGAGAACCAGCCGCCGGCCGATCCTGCGCCGCCCGCCGCGCAGGCCCAGCCCGCCACCCCGGTTCCGGCCAACCCGATCGAAGAGAAGTCGGTCTCCGTGACGCCGACGAAGCGGACCGCGGTCGACATCGCCAGGCAGATCTACAAGACGTTCGAATCGCGATCCGAGCTGATCGACGCCGGCCCGAAGGGACTCCCGGGGATCCGGGTCTATCACCCCGCCCCGGCGGAAGAGAAGGCGACGACGCTGCGCGGCCCGCTGTGGTTCACGCTCGAGATCGACACGGAGAAGAACTCGCTGTGGGTCACCGGTGACGCCCGGACCGCGGCCAGCGTCCCGGTCCTCATTGGCCGCCTCGACCAGACTCCCGCCGCCGGGGAATCGACAAAGATCATGGCGGGCGAAGGGAACCTCAAGGGGGTGGCCGACAAGCTCAAGCCGGAACTCGACCGGATCGTCCAGAATCGCCAGGGGCAGAACCCCGCCGCCGCGGTCCGCAATCCGCTCGACAGCAACGCCCCCGAAGCTCCGGCGCCGATGCCGATCGATCCGAAGGCGCCCGAGGCTCCGGCCAACGGCCTCGCCGGGGACGTCCAGCAGCTGCTCGGCAACCTCAAAGGTGAGGTCATTGTCGAGTCGGTCGGCGACCTCGACGTCCTCGTGATCCGCGGGAACGAGAAGGATGTCGAAGCGGTCATGAACGTGATCCAGGCCATCGAGCGGATGGCCCAGGGAACGACGCCGGGCATCCACGTGCAGTTCCTCAACCACGTCGACTCGGAGTCGCTCGCCGCGCTCCTGACCGAAGTCTACGAGAAGCTGACGACGATCAAGCAGGGGAGCACTTCCAGCACCCAGCAGTCGAAGACGGTCAACGTCGTCGCGGTGAGCAAGCCGAACGCGGTCCTCGTGATCGCGCCGCCGATCCTCCTCGAAGGGGTGGTCCAGCTCATCGAAGAACTCGACCAGCCGGTCGACCCGGCGACGGAAGTCGAGATTTTCCGCCTCAAGCACGCCATCGCCTCCCAGGTCGTGACGCTCATCGAGAGCCACTATGAGGAGCGGGTCGGCCTCGGCACCAAGATCGCCGTCACGGCCGACGCCCGTACAAACTCGGTCATCGTCCAGGCCAAGCCGAACGAGCTGAGCGAGATCACCCTCCTGATCAAGAAGATTGACCGGGCGGACTCGAACGCGGTCTCCCGCATCCACCGCATCAAGCTGAACTACGCGGTCGCCGACGAGCTGGCCGCCTTCCTGCAGAACGCTCTCCAGCAGGCGATCTCCCCGCCGTCCCAGATCACCACCCAGCAGGGCGGCCAGTTCGGGCAGGGGGGAGGCCAGGGAGGGGCGAACCAGGCTCCGCAGGAACTGCGGGACTCAAAGTCGGTCGTCCTGGAGTTCCTCGCCAAGAGCGACGCGACGGAAAAGCTCGTCCGCTCAGGGCTGCTCTCGGACATCCGGTTCAATCCCGACGTCCGGACCAACACCCTCATCGTCACCGCGCCGCAGCCGAGCATCCCCTTCATCGAGGAGCTCGTCGCGATCCTCGACCAGCCCGCCGCCCAGGTGGCGGAGATCAAGGTCTTCACGCTCAAGAACTCGGACGCCGCATCGGCGGTCGAGCTGCTGACGTCGATCTTCTCTTCCAACCAGCAGCAGGGGAACCAGAACCAGCAGAACCAGGGAGTCGGCCTGCAGATCGCCGGGGCGGAAGACCCCAGCAGCACGCTCATCCCGCTCAAGTTCGGGACCGACGCCCGCACGAACAGCGTCATTGCCGTCGGGGGCGCGGAGGCGCTGCGGATCGTCGAATCGATCCTGCTGCGGCTCGATCTGAGCGACATCCGCAACCGCAAGAGCACGGTCTACAAGCTGCGGAACAGCCCCGCCTCGCAAGTCGCCCTGGCGATCAACCAGTTCCTCCAGTCGCAGCGGGATCTCGCCCAGCTCGATCCGGGCCGGATCAGCACGAGCGAGATCCTCGAGCAGGAGGTCATCGTGACCGCTGAGTCGGTGACCAACAGCCTGCTCATCAGCGCCACGCCGCGGTACTACGACGACATCATGCGGATCGCCCGCGACCTCGACCAGGAGCCGGCGCAGGTCATCATGCAGGCCCTGCTCGTCGAGGTCGAGCTGGAGAACACCGACGAGTTCGGCGTCGAGCTCGGGTTCCAGGACCGGATCCTGTTCCGGCGGAGCGCCATCGACAACATCCAGCTCCTCGAAAGCACCAGCACCGCCCCCAACGGCGTCCAGACGACGACGCAGCAGATCATTTCGCAGGCGGCCACCCCGGGCTTCCTGTTCAACAACCAGCCGCTGGGGAACAACCCGTCGAACGGCTCCGGCCGCGTCGGGACGCAGGGGCTCAGCAACTTTGCCGTCGGCCGGACGAACTCGGACCTCGGGTTCGGCGGTCTCGTCCTGTCGGCGAGTTCGGAGGCGGTCAGCGTCCTGATCCGGGCCCTGGCAGCCAAGCGGAACGTCCGCGTCCTGAGCCGTCCGCAGGTCCTGGCGGTCGACAACCAGCTGGCCCAGATCCAGGTCGGCCAGCAGGTGCCGATTGTGACCGGATTCCAGACGAACGCCCTGGGGACGGCGAACCCGACGGTCACGCAGGACAACGCGGGGATCATCCTGACGGTCACCCCCCGGATCAGCCCGGAGGGACAGATCGTCATGGAGGTCGCCGCAGAGAAGAGCGCCTTCCAGACCGGGGCGGCGGGAGTTCCGATCTACGTCGACCCGACGACCGGCAACACGATCACGTCGCCGATCAAGGACATCACGACCGCCCGCACCACGGTGAAAGTTCCTGACGGCCAGACGATCGTCGTCGGTGGGATGATCACCTCCAGCGAAGAAGTCGTGTCCCGCAAGGTTCCCTGGCTGGCCGACGTGCCGATCCTCGGCCAGGCATTCCGGTACGACTTCGTCAACAATCGCCGGACCGAGCTCCTGATCTTCCTGACCCCCCGCATCATCCACTGCAGCGAGGACATGGAGTTCATCAAGCAGGTCGAGGCGGAGCGGCTGCACTTCCTGGTTGACGAAGCCGAAGCGATCCAGGGCCCGCTGTTCACGACTCCCGCCGAGACGTTCGGCCCGATCGATCCGACGATGGAATTCCAGCAGGCCCCGATGCCGGTCCCCGCCCCTCCGGCGGGATTCCCGGACGACGCCCACATCCCCGTGGAGCCCCGTCCGATTCCGCGGCCCCAGTCGGTCTACCCCGCTCGCCCGACGCCGACGCCGCCGAACCCGGAAGGTCCCGGCATCGGTGTCATCGAGTAG
- the tig gene encoding trigger factor: MTESTSTPTAEEQVAVDAGQAKLQLKIDVKDVGPCKKHIRVSVERGSIDAVEEKILGDYVSRAEVPGFRAGRVPESLVRRRFKKELSEQLKQQVLMQSLEQLAEDSNIDPINEPNLDLDTIDIPEEGDFEYEFDVEVRPSFDLPTYKGLKIERPTHEVTDAEVNQYLNKYLEQYATLEPVEGAAALEDYITADVTFSHKGTQVNEYSAENFRVRPTLQFPDAELAGFDKLMVAAKEGDTKEAEFKISSEAADINMRGEPIQAKFHVLSVKRASLPAIDDDILARLGSDSEETLRTQVRTTLERQVKYEQRQACRRQVLQQITDSAKWELPEDLVSKQVENALNREILEMQQAGFTTREIAARENQLRQKSLTTTRQNLKEHFILDRVATEENIDVSREELENEIFMMAWQSGENPRRLRSRMIKTGLIENLHAQIRERKAVDVVLDNAEFKDIAMKSPVDTSVEAVDRAVLRSIKDVSAKEADEE, from the coding sequence GTGACGGAATCCACGAGCACTCCGACGGCGGAAGAGCAGGTCGCGGTTGATGCAGGCCAGGCCAAGCTCCAGCTCAAGATCGACGTGAAGGACGTGGGACCGTGCAAGAAGCACATCCGCGTCTCGGTGGAGCGCGGCTCCATCGACGCCGTCGAAGAGAAGATCCTTGGCGACTACGTCTCCCGCGCCGAGGTCCCCGGCTTCCGCGCCGGCCGCGTGCCGGAGTCGCTGGTCCGCCGCCGCTTCAAGAAGGAGCTCTCCGAGCAGCTCAAGCAGCAGGTTCTGATGCAGAGCCTGGAGCAGCTCGCCGAAGACTCGAACATCGATCCGATCAACGAGCCGAACCTCGACCTCGACACGATCGACATCCCGGAAGAAGGGGACTTCGAGTACGAGTTCGACGTCGAAGTCCGGCCGAGCTTCGATCTGCCGACCTACAAGGGTCTCAAGATCGAGCGTCCGACCCATGAAGTCACCGACGCCGAAGTCAACCAGTACCTCAACAAGTACCTCGAGCAGTACGCCACGCTCGAGCCGGTCGAAGGGGCCGCGGCCCTCGAAGACTACATCACGGCCGACGTGACCTTCTCCCACAAGGGGACGCAGGTCAACGAGTACAGCGCCGAGAACTTCCGCGTCCGCCCGACGCTCCAGTTCCCGGACGCCGAACTGGCCGGCTTCGACAAGCTGATGGTCGCTGCCAAGGAAGGGGACACGAAGGAAGCGGAGTTCAAGATCTCCAGCGAAGCCGCGGACATCAACATGCGGGGCGAGCCGATCCAGGCCAAGTTCCACGTGCTGTCCGTCAAGCGGGCCTCGCTCCCGGCGATCGACGACGACATCCTCGCCCGCCTCGGCTCGGACTCGGAAGAGACCCTCCGCACGCAGGTCCGCACGACCCTCGAGCGGCAGGTGAAGTACGAGCAGCGGCAGGCCTGCCGCCGCCAGGTGCTCCAGCAGATCACCGACTCCGCCAAGTGGGAGCTGCCGGAAGACCTCGTCTCGAAGCAGGTCGAGAACGCGCTGAACCGCGAAATCCTCGAAATGCAGCAGGCCGGTTTCACGACGCGGGAAATCGCCGCCCGTGAGAACCAGCTGCGGCAGAAGTCGCTCACGACGACCCGTCAGAACCTGAAGGAGCACTTCATCCTCGACCGCGTCGCGACCGAGGAGAACATCGACGTCTCCCGCGAAGAGCTCGAAAACGAGATCTTCATGATGGCCTGGCAGAGCGGCGAGAATCCCCGCCGGCTGCGGTCGCGGATGATCAAGACCGGTCTCATCGAGAACCTGCACGCCCAGATCCGCGAGCGGAAGGCGGTCGACGTGGTCCTCGACAACGCCGAGTTCAAGGACATCGCCATGAAGTCGCCGGTCGACACCTCGGTCGAGGCGGTCGATCGGGCCGTGCTGCGGTCGATCAAGGACGTTTCGGCAAAAGAAGCCGACGAAGAATAA
- a CDS encoding Gfo/Idh/MocA family oxidoreductase: protein MLRLGILDFDSSHCVEFTRRLNGVGVSPGQFVGGARVVLGAPGTSAMAPERAAQFTPLMKECGVEIAEQEAVIAGSDAVLVLSLCGGDHRASATPALKAGKPTFVDKPFALTAPDTREILRLADEHQALLQYASGMRFCDELLAVPASLARWGSVHGAVSYGPAKHHPMNPGLFHYGIHAVEVLFTILGAGCESVTAASTEGADVVTGTWKDGRLGTVRGIRRGCTAYGAVICCEHGVVPLSLSATNAYRNLLRALVHGFETGTPLVPKQVIVEEVAFVLAALESERRGGAPVHLREIDPALAC, encoded by the coding sequence ATGCTCCGCCTGGGAATCCTCGACTTCGATTCCTCGCACTGCGTCGAGTTCACCCGTCGCCTCAACGGTGTCGGCGTGAGCCCGGGCCAGTTCGTCGGCGGGGCCCGTGTCGTCCTGGGGGCACCTGGAACGAGCGCGATGGCTCCCGAGCGAGCAGCCCAGTTTACGCCTTTGATGAAAGAGTGCGGCGTCGAGATCGCGGAGCAGGAGGCGGTGATCGCCGGGAGCGACGCGGTCCTGGTCCTGTCGCTGTGCGGCGGAGACCACCGCGCGTCTGCGACGCCTGCATTGAAGGCGGGAAAGCCGACGTTCGTCGACAAGCCGTTCGCACTGACCGCCCCCGACACCCGCGAGATCCTGCGGCTCGCCGACGAGCATCAGGCCCTCCTGCAGTATGCCTCGGGAATGCGGTTCTGCGACGAACTCCTCGCGGTGCCGGCATCGCTTGCCCGTTGGGGATCCGTGCACGGCGCGGTCAGCTACGGTCCGGCAAAGCACCATCCCATGAATCCCGGCCTGTTCCACTACGGAATCCATGCCGTCGAGGTCCTGTTCACCATCCTTGGGGCAGGCTGTGAGTCAGTCACCGCGGCGAGCACCGAAGGGGCCGACGTCGTCACCGGAACCTGGAAAGACGGTCGGCTCGGCACCGTTCGCGGTATCCGCCGCGGCTGCACCGCCTACGGGGCGGTGATTTGCTGCGAACACGGCGTCGTACCGCTGTCCCTGTCGGCCACGAACGCCTACCGGAACCTGTTGCGGGCGCTCGTTCACGGATTCGAAACCGGAACTCCGCTCGTCCCGAAACAAGTCATTGTCGAAGAAGTCGCCTTCGTTTTAGCCGCGCTGGAAAGCGAGCGCCGCGGCGGAGCGCCCGTTCACTTGCGCGAGATCGATCCCGCCCTCGCCTGTTAG
- a CDS encoding homoserine O-acetyltransferase: MSSVTAAAAANTTAPAPHASAAAPESCGLVKPQNVILFGAEDPLQLESGKTFGPVHVNYETYGTLSPAKDNAIFICHALTGDAHVAGRRTAEDRKPGWWDGFVGPGKGIDTNKYFVICANVLGGCQGTTGPNSIDPQTGKQYGPHFPFITIADIVRVHKSLVEYLGITKLLAVVGGSLGGMQVLEWAARYPDSLGGAVVLASGAKLNAQGIAFNAVGRRAIYTDPAFCEGNYYDHAEKPRFGLALARMIAHITYLSEQSIELKFGRRLQDRESLAYDVKQETEFQIESYLHYQGKRFVERFDANSYIWLTRAMDYFNLDASYGSLENALGRSSARFLVVSYDTDWLFPTSQSLEIVRSLISARQHVTSAELSSPHGHDAFLIDSELPMLEGLVVPFLARVQEGMRDAAVATDGAVSQ; encoded by the coding sequence GTGAGTTCTGTGACCGCCGCCGCTGCCGCCAATACCACCGCTCCCGCTCCCCACGCTTCTGCGGCGGCCCCGGAGTCCTGCGGGCTCGTCAAGCCGCAGAACGTGATCCTGTTCGGGGCGGAAGATCCGCTGCAGCTCGAGTCCGGGAAGACGTTCGGGCCGGTCCACGTCAATTACGAGACGTACGGGACGCTCTCGCCCGCCAAAGACAATGCAATCTTCATCTGCCACGCCCTGACCGGCGACGCCCACGTCGCCGGCCGCCGCACCGCGGAAGACCGCAAGCCGGGCTGGTGGGACGGATTCGTCGGTCCCGGGAAGGGGATCGACACCAATAAGTACTTCGTCATCTGCGCGAACGTCCTCGGCGGCTGCCAGGGGACGACCGGCCCGAACTCGATCGACCCGCAGACCGGCAAGCAGTACGGGCCGCACTTCCCGTTCATCACGATCGCCGACATCGTCCGGGTCCATAAGTCGCTGGTCGAGTACCTCGGGATCACGAAGCTCCTGGCGGTGGTCGGCGGGAGTCTCGGGGGGATGCAGGTCCTGGAGTGGGCGGCGCGGTATCCCGATTCGCTCGGGGGGGCGGTCGTCCTCGCTTCGGGGGCGAAGCTGAACGCCCAGGGGATCGCGTTCAATGCCGTGGGGCGGCGGGCGATCTACACCGATCCCGCGTTCTGCGAAGGGAACTATTACGACCACGCGGAGAAGCCGCGGTTCGGGCTGGCCCTGGCGCGGATGATCGCCCATATCACGTATCTCTCGGAGCAGTCGATCGAGCTCAAGTTCGGGCGGCGGCTGCAGGACCGTGAGTCGCTGGCGTACGACGTGAAGCAGGAGACCGAGTTCCAGATCGAGAGCTATCTCCATTATCAGGGGAAGCGGTTTGTCGAGCGGTTCGATGCGAACAGCTACATCTGGCTGACTCGGGCGATGGACTATTTCAATCTCGACGCGTCGTACGGGTCGCTGGAGAACGCGCTGGGGCGGTCATCGGCGCGGTTCCTTGTCGTTTCCTATGACACCGACTGGCTGTTTCCGACGTCGCAGAGCCTGGAGATTGTCCGGTCGCTGATTTCGGCCCGGCAACATGTGACGTCGGCGGAGCTGTCGAGTCCGCATGGGCATGACGCGTTCCTGATTGATTCGGAATTGCCGATGCTCGAGGGGTTGGTGGTGCCGTTCCTGGCGCGGGTGCAGGAGGGGATGCGGGATGCCGCGGTCGCGACGGACGGGGCTGTCAGCCAGTAG